A single genomic interval of Candidatus Polarisedimenticolaceae bacterium harbors:
- the aqpZ gene encoding aquaporin Z, producing the protein MKAYGAEFFGTFWLVLGGCGSAVIAGAFPDVGIGLLGVSFAFGLTVLTMAYAIGHVSGCHLNPAVSIGLAAAGRFPTAKLVPYILAQVAGAIVAGGVLYLIASGQAGFDVANGFAANGYAEHSIGKYSLVAGLVCEIVMTMMFLLIILGATDKRAPQGFAPIAIGLGLTLIHLISIPVTQTSVNPARSTGVALFVGGWAIQQLWLFWVAPIAGAILGATVYKSIGSEK; encoded by the coding sequence ATGAAAGCGTACGGCGCGGAGTTCTTCGGAACGTTCTGGCTGGTTCTCGGCGGATGCGGCAGCGCGGTGATCGCGGGGGCGTTCCCCGACGTGGGAATCGGACTGCTGGGAGTCTCCTTCGCCTTCGGGCTGACCGTCCTGACGATGGCCTACGCGATCGGGCACGTCTCGGGGTGCCACCTCAACCCCGCGGTCTCGATCGGCCTCGCCGCCGCGGGACGATTCCCCACCGCGAAACTGGTCCCGTACATCCTCGCGCAGGTCGCCGGGGCGATCGTCGCGGGAGGCGTGCTCTACCTCATCGCCTCGGGGCAAGCCGGCTTCGACGTCGCCAACGGCTTCGCCGCGAACGGGTACGCCGAGCACTCGATCGGCAAGTATTCGCTCGTCGCGGGCCTCGTCTGCGAAATCGTCATGACGATGATGTTCCTGCTGATCATCCTCGGCGCGACCGACAAGCGCGCGCCTCAGGGGTTCGCCCCGATCGCGATCGGCCTCGGCCTGACCCTCATCCACCTCATCAGCATCCCGGTCACGCAGACCTCCGTGAACCCCGCCCGCAGCACCGGCGTGGCGCTGTTCGTCGGCGGGTGGGCGATCCAGCAGCTCTGGCTGTTCTGGGTGGCGCCGATCGCGGGGGCGATCCTCGGCGCGACCGTCTACAAGTCCATCGGCTCGGAGAAGTAG
- a CDS encoding antibiotic biosynthesis monooxygenase produces MNHALTTVIIRYRTLPDRHEEAIRELSALVATVVAKESDCKGIRILQDASDPTMLLLDELWTSREAYLGPHLQTPHLLAFKAKAAQWFAGPPEISFWTLRAEPA; encoded by the coding sequence GTGAACCACGCCCTCACCACCGTCATCATCCGCTACCGCACGCTCCCCGACCGTCACGAGGAGGCGATCCGCGAGCTGAGTGCGCTCGTCGCCACGGTCGTCGCGAAGGAGTCCGACTGCAAGGGGATCCGGATCCTGCAGGACGCCTCCGACCCGACGATGCTCCTGCTCGACGAGTTGTGGACGAGCCGGGAGGCCTACCTCGGCCCGCACCTGCAGACGCCGCACCTGCTCGCGTTCAAGGCGAAGGCGGCGCAGTGGTTCGCCGGCCCCCCCGAAATCTCCTTCTGGACCCTGCGCGCGGAACCGGCCTAG
- a CDS encoding GNAT family N-acetyltransferase, whose protein sequence is MGDPAALAVLGGADRGGDPRRDRLQVHRLGEVASRIVPIAPEHIDGFRAAVDAVARERKFLALLEAAPPEVTREFVLQNIRLGNPQFVAVIDDEVVGWCDVRIGAWEVFRHSGTLGMGVVAGHRGRGIGAALLHATLEAARSRGLTRIELTVRTDNLPAIRLYENFGFVHEGTFRRHMVVDGEPVDSHAMALLL, encoded by the coding sequence GTGGGCGATCCAGCAGCTCTGGCTGTTCTGGGTGGCGCCGATCGCGGGGGCGATCCTCGGCGCGACCGTCTACAAGTCCATCGGCTCGGAGAAGTAGCCTCGCGCATCGTCCCGATCGCACCGGAGCACATCGACGGCTTTCGGGCCGCCGTGGACGCGGTTGCGCGCGAGCGGAAGTTCCTCGCGCTCCTCGAGGCGGCGCCGCCGGAGGTGACGCGGGAGTTCGTCCTCCAGAACATCCGGCTCGGCAACCCGCAGTTCGTCGCGGTGATCGACGACGAAGTCGTCGGCTGGTGCGACGTCCGGATCGGCGCCTGGGAGGTCTTCCGGCACAGCGGCACGCTCGGGATGGGGGTCGTCGCCGGGCACCGCGGGCGGGGCATCGGAGCGGCGCTCCTGCACGCGACCCTCGAAGCCGCGAGGTCGCGTGGTCTCACGCGAATCGAGCTGACGGTGCGGACTGACAACCTCCCCGCGATCCGGCTGTACGAGAACTTCGGGTTCGTCCACGAGGGGACGTTTCGCCGGCACATGGTCGTGGACGGTGAGCCCGTGGACAGCCACGCGATGGCGTTGCTGCTGTAG